Proteins from one Zingiber officinale cultivar Zhangliang unplaced genomic scaffold, Zo_v1.1 ctg229, whole genome shotgun sequence genomic window:
- the LOC122036969 gene encoding COBRA-like protein 1 — translation MEREMSCSPSNVAGSVAKLASLALPFLLFLVLSSVIPSTEAYDALDPNGNITIKWDVIQWTPDGYVAVVTMFNFQQYRHIQAPGWTLGWMWQKKEVIWSMVGAQTTEQGDCSRFKGGNLPHCCKKDPTVVDLLPGTPYNMQIANCCKGGVINSWVQDPANSASSFQISVGSSGTTNKTVRVPKNFTLKAPGPGYTCGIAKIVKPTKFVTQDGRRTTQAQMTWNVTCTYSQFLAQKTPTCCVSLSSFYNDTIVNCPTCTCGCQNNATQPGSCVEADSPYLASAVNGPGRYSNTPLVQCTTHMCPIRVHWHVKLNYKDYWRVKIAITNFNYRMNYTQWNLVIQHPNFDNITTSFSYNYKSLTPYGGINDTAMLWGVKYYNDFLMEAGPYGNVQSEILFRKDPSTFTFHQGWAFPRRIYFNGDNCVMPSPDSYPWLPNASSQLKSTLLIFLFAALTWLLINV, via the exons ATGGAGAGGGAGATGAGCTGCTCCCCGTCCAATGTCGCCGGATCCGTCGCAAAGCTCGCGTCTTTGGCCCTTCCCTTCCTGCTCTTCCTGGTCTTGTCGTCTGTGATTCCTTCCACAG AAGCTTATGATGCACTGGATCCAAATGGAAATATAACAATCAAGTGGGATGTTATCCAGTGGACTCCAGATGGTTATGTT GCTGTTGTGACGATGTTCAATTTCCAGCAATATCGTCACATCCAAGCACCTGGATGGACTCTTGGGTGGATGTGGCAAAAAAAGGAGGTCATTTGGTCTATGGTGGGAGCGCAGACCACTGAGCAGGGTGATTGCTCACGCTTTAAGGGAGGCAACCTTCCGCATTGCTGCAAGAAAGACCCAACAGTTGTTGATCTCCTTCCTGGAACACCTTACAATATGCAAATCGCCAATTGCTGCAAAGGAGGGGTGATTAACTCATGGGTTCAGGATCCAGCTAACTCTGCAAGTTCATTCCAGATTAGTGTTGGTTCATCAGGAACCACCAACAAGACCGTTCGTGTGCCCAAAAACTTCACCCTAAAGGCTCCAGGGCCCGGGTACACATGTGGGATAGCCAAGATTGTAAAGCCTACTAAGTTTGTTACACAAGATGGTAGGAGAACAACCCAAGCTCAGA TGACATGGAATGTTACATGTACATACTCTCAGTTTCTCGCTCAGAAGACTCCTACCTGCTGTGTATCACTTTCATCTTTCTATAATGATACTATTGTTAACTGTCCTACATGTACATGTGGGTGCCAGAACAATGCAACTCAACCTGGGAGCTGTGTAGA AGCTGATTCGCCTTATTTAGCCTCTGCAGTTAATGGTCCTGGCAGATACAGCAACACACCTTTGGTGCAATGCACAACGCATATGTGCCCTATAAGAGTTCACTGGCATGTGAAACTTAACTATAAGGATTATTGGCGAGTGAAGATTGCAATAACAAATTTCAACTATCGGATGAACTATACACAGTGGAACCTTGTTATCCAGCACCCTAACTTTGACAATATCACTACAAGTTTTAGCTACAATTACAAATCATTGACCCCATATGGAGGCATAA ATGATACTGCAATGCTTTGGGGTGTTAAATACTACAATGACTTCCTCATGGAAGCTGGACCTTACGGAAATGTACAGTCTGAAATTTTATTCAGAAAGGATCCATCAACATTTACCTTCCATCAAGGCTGGGCTTTCCCACGTCGAATCTACTTCAATGGTGACAATTGTGTCATGCCTTCTCCAGATTCATATCCGTGGTTACCTAATGCTTCCTCACAGTTGAAGAGCACATTGTTGATATTCCTTTTTGCTGCTTTGACTTGGT
- the LOC122036979 gene encoding leucine-rich repeat extensin-like protein 1 — MAPIEVPISAAPAVPTPTIFTVPPGVPPTYPTPAPIEPTVYPVPPPPGPTVYPTPVAHAPPSAYNVPNTRTSGTGCSIYGTTTYHTSSRGHSYRPCSTTSGTCSSLCSSTGSTSPGLSSGITCTTSSGDSASSRDDPYPPHGYCQDMSPDSSIGRVDKESIHIIPRGD; from the coding sequence atggctcctatagaggtacctatctcGGCTGCACCCGCTGTACCCACCCCTACcatatttacggtaccaccaggggtaccaccgACATACCCGACACCTGCTCCGATAGAGCCTACTGTGTACCCggtaccaccgccacctggacctactgtgtacccgacaccagtggcacatGCGCCCCCCAGTGCCTACAATGTACCCAACACCCGCACCAGCGGTACCGGTTGCTCCATTTACGGTACCACCACCTACCATACCTCCAGCCGCGGGCATTCATATCGACCCtgcagtaccaccagtggtacatgCTCCAGCTTATGCAGCAGTACTGGGAGTACCTCCCCTGGTCTATCCAGTGGTATTACTTGTACCACCAGCTCCGGGGATTCCGCCAGTTCCCGCGACGATCCCTACCCACCTCACGGATATTGTCAAGACATGAGCCCGGATTCCAGCATTGGCAGAGTCGATAAAGAGTCGATTCACATTattccgcggggagactga
- the LOC122036997 gene encoding GDP-mannose transporter GONST3-like encodes MSTPKAAAAAAAAMQIGADLPPPPKPGFLQLLAQQASVYGVAAGYCISASLLSIINKWAVMKFPYPGALTALQYLTSVVGVALCGRLGLLDHDPLNLRTMWRFLPAAFMFYVSIFTNSELLLRANVDTFIVFRSAVPLFVAVGETLFLHQPWPSLRTWASLAVIFGGGVVYVATDYQFTVTAYAWAAAYLVSMSVDFVYIKHVVMTIGLNTWGLVLYNNLEALLLFPLELLLMGELGQIEEAVAGARTEWFSPGVVLPVALSCLFGLSISFFGFSCRRAISATGFTVLGIVNKLLTVVINLVVWDNHSTFAGTLGLLVCMFGGVLYQQSTTKAKKPEAAPPPLPPPGDDEEQRRLLEGNGTSSSSSELVVVSGKLNDDV; translated from the coding sequence ATGTCGACACCCAAGGCTgccgctgccgccgccgccgccatgcAGATCGGCGCCGACCTGCCGCCGCCTCCGAAACCGGGATTCCTTCAGCTACTAGCCCAGCAAGCCTCCGTCTACGGCGTCGCTGCCGGCTACTGCATCTCCGCCTCCCTGCTCTCCATCATCAACAAGTGGGCCGTGATGAAATTCCCCTACCCCGGCGCACTCACCGCCCTCCAGTACCTCACCAGCGTCGTCGGCGTGGCCCTCTGCGGCCGCCTCGGCCTCCTCGACCACGACCCCCTCAACCTCCGCACGATGTGGCGCTTCCTTCCCGCCGCCTTCATGTTCTACGTCTCCATCTTCACCAACAGCGAGCTCCTCCTCCGCGCCAACGTCGACACCTTCATCGTCTTCCGCTCCGCCGTGCCCCTCTTCGTCGCCGTCGGCGAGACCCTCTTCCTCCACCAGCCCTGGCCCTCGCTCCGGACCTGGGCTTCCCTCGCCGTCATCTTCGGCGGCGGCGTCGTCTACGTCGCCACGGACTACCAGTTCACGGTGACGGCCTACGCCTGGGCCGCCGCCTACCTCGTCAGCATGTCCGTCGACTTCGTCTACATCAAGCACGTCGTGATGACCATCGGCCTCAACACGTGGGGCCTCGTCCTCTACAACAACCTCGAGGCGCTGCTGCTGTTTCCCCTGGAGCTGCTGCTGATGGGGGAGCTGGGCCAGATCGAGGAGGCCGTCGCCGGAGCTCGAACGGAGTGGTTCTCCCCGGGCGTCGTGCTGCCGGTGGCGCTCTCGTGCTTGTTCGGCCTCTCCATCTCCTTCTTCGGCTTCTCGTGCCGACGGGCGATCTCGGCGACGGGCTTCACGGTGCTGGGGATCGTCAACAAGCTCCTCACCGTGGTCATCAATTTGGTGGTCTGGGACAACCACTCCACCTTCGCCGGCACGCTCGGCCTGCTCGTCTGCATGTTCGGCGGCGTGCTGTACCAGCAGTCCACAACCAAAGCTAAGAAACCGGAGGCCGCGCCGCCGCCGCTGCCGCCGCCCGGCGATGATGAGGAGCAGAGGCGCCTGCTGGAGGGGAACGGCACGAGCAGTTCATCGTCGGAGCTGGTGGTTGTTTCCGGAAAATTAAATGACGATGTTTGA
- the LOC122037003 gene encoding protein RIK-like isoform X1, whose amino-acid sequence MTDDTSPKATADSVVSTTAGRQRKKRKWDQPAEPLVAAGLVASRVPFTSNAILGSTLPGSFPSSASLSTNQIPMSSVNPLEMVQLPLVTQNAATIIQKLNQPKIQDEVIAREIVINDAEPTIRYKLTKRQTQEEIQKCTGAVVITRGKYRPPNGFPDYEKPLYLHISAGANIKDIADRIRAVDHAASMVEEIMQKGQIPLVSSTLHSNFINGEITQNLTTCLFLGFEADPSLNIAARIRGPNDLYINHIMNETGAIVVLRGQGSEHLDSSRVEEALQPLHLYLSSSNSKSLEAAKILAENLLDTIARECGTSRISSTKVYGAVPPPQQLLVGTESSSKIISAGNSNQAPVFPSTTTGNVAVTQSFVPSGVASISGSVFQSVEQLKYGNPQSSVSYALPGVSSVTCYNGYEGIYPQTTPLQQVALALRQASSSSASVPSINSLASSTERKSSSAPEADTQPLQKRKFKELSVSSKVSTPLQNSQQGSEFLKPGLEDSDAKPLSSTLPPRTMPPPPPKFSSSNSLPKIDNSKTCLVDPSALQRASTNMPPPPPRFSKSHLPTRADSVCVDTRKPTVHHLSDTLLKLAEYGDDEEEILDRSVEVPKSSSFGNSSVKPFWAV is encoded by the exons ATGACGGATGACACCAGTCCGAAAGCTACCGCGGACTCCGTGGTATCCACAACCGCTGGCAGGCAAAG GAAAAAGAGAAAATGGGACCAGCCTGCTGAGCCACTGGTAGCCGCTGGTCTTGTAGCCTCAAGGGTACCATTTACCTCAAATGCTATCTTGGGGTCAACTCTCCCTGGATCTTTTCCATCATCTGCATCTCTTTCGACAAATCAAATTCCCATGTCTTCTGTTAATCCCCTTGAAATGGTACAATTGCCTTTGGTTACACAAAATGCTGCTACCATTATTCAAAAGTTAAATCAG CCAAAGATTCAAGATGAGGTAATAGCACGGGAAATCGTGATAAATGATGCAGAACCAACTATAAGATACAAACTCACTAAACGGCAAACCCAAGAAGAG ATTCAAAAATGCACCGGTGCAGTTGTCATAACTAG GGGCAAGTATCGTCCTCCAAATGGTTTTCCAGATTATGAGAAACCATTATATCTCCATATTTCTGCTGGGGCTAAC ATAAAAGACATTGCTGATCGGATTAGAGCAGTTGATCATGCAGCTTCAATGGTTGAGGAGATCATGCAAAAAGGCCAGATTCCTCTTGTATCTTCTACTCTCCACTCAAATTTTATAAACGGAGAG ATTACTCAAAATCTCACTACATGTTTATTTCTGGGCTTTGAGGCTGACCCTTCATTGAACATTGCAGCTCGAATACGTGGTCCTAAT GACCTCTATATCAATCACATTATGAATGAAACAGGAGCTATTGTTGTACTTAGAGGACAAGGATCTGAACATCTTGATAGTTCTCGTGTTGAAG AAGCATTGCAACCCTTGCATTTATATCTGTCAAGTTCTAATTCAAAAAGTCTTGAAGCTGCAAAGATCTTAGCAGAAAATCTTTTGGATACAATTGCCAGAGAATGTGGCACATCAAG AATTTCTTCAACTAAAGTTTATGGTGCTGTCCCTCCACCACAACAATTGTTGGTGGGAACAGAAAGCTCATCGAAGATCATATCTGCTGGAAATTCCAATCAAGCTCCAGTATTTCCATCAACTACCACTGGAAATGTGGCAGTAACACAATCTTTTGTTCCTAGTGGAGTTGCAAGCATTTCAGGCTCTGTTTTTCAATCTGTAGAGCAGTTGAAATATGGAAATCCTCAAAGCTCAGTTAGCTATGCTCTTCCAGGAGTCTCTAGTGTAACATGCTATAATGGCTATGAAGGAATATATCCCCAAACCACACCATTGCAGCAAGTTGCTTTAGCACTTAGACAAGCATCATCTTCATCTGCTTCTGTTCCATCTATTAATTCTTTGGCAAGCTCAactgagagaaaatcaagttcaGCTCCTGAAGCAGATACACAACCTCTACAAAAACGCAAATTTAAGGAATTATCAGTTTCTTCAAAAGTGTCAACTCCACTTCAG aACTCACAACAGGGATCAGAATTTCTTAAGCCAGGTCTGGAGGATTCAGATGCGAAGCCTCTTTCATCTACGCTACCTCCAAGGACCATGCCGCCTCCACCACCAAAGTTTTCGTCATCGAATTCACTACCAAAGATTGACAACTCAAAGACGTGTTTGGTAGATCCAAGTGCTTTGCAACGAGCTTCTACAAATATGCCTCCACCTCCTCCAAGGTTTTCAAAATCTCACCTGCCTACAAGAGCTGACAGTGTGTGTGTGGATACCAGGAAACCTACAGTGCATCATCTGTCAG ATACGCTACTCAAGCTCGCAGAATATGGAGATGATGAGGAAGAGATCTTGGATCGAAGTGTAGAAGTGCCAAAGAGCTCTTCATTTGGGAATTCGTCTGTGAAACCATTTTGGGCTGTATGA
- the LOC122037003 gene encoding protein RIK-like isoform X2 produces MTDDTSPKATADSVVSTTAGRQRKKRKWDQPAEPLVAAGLVASRVPFTSNAILGSTLPGSFPSSASLSTNQIPMSSVNPLEMVQLPLVTQNAATIIQKLNQPKIQDEVIAREIVINDAEPTIRYKLTKRQTQEEIQKCTGAVVITRGKYRPPNGFPDYEKPLYLHISAGANIKDIADRIRAVDHAASMVEEIMQKGQIPLVSSTLHSNFINGEITQNLTTCLFLGFEADPSLNIAARIRGPNDLYINHIMNETGAIVVLRGQGSEHLDSSRVEEALQPLHLYLSSSNSKSLEAAKILAENLLDTIARECGTSRISSTKVYGAVPPPQQLLVGTESSSKIISAGNSNQAPVFPSTTTGNVAVTQSFVPSGVASISGSVFQSVEQLKYGNPQSSVSYALPGVSSVTCYNGYEGIYPQTTPLQQVALALRQASSSSASVPSINSLASSTERKSSSAPEADTQPLQKRKFKELSVSSKVSTPLQVFSLTFSEVDRHIGHPSVGLAFVNCHRANILHFDKDKNRESLDGS; encoded by the exons ATGACGGATGACACCAGTCCGAAAGCTACCGCGGACTCCGTGGTATCCACAACCGCTGGCAGGCAAAG GAAAAAGAGAAAATGGGACCAGCCTGCTGAGCCACTGGTAGCCGCTGGTCTTGTAGCCTCAAGGGTACCATTTACCTCAAATGCTATCTTGGGGTCAACTCTCCCTGGATCTTTTCCATCATCTGCATCTCTTTCGACAAATCAAATTCCCATGTCTTCTGTTAATCCCCTTGAAATGGTACAATTGCCTTTGGTTACACAAAATGCTGCTACCATTATTCAAAAGTTAAATCAG CCAAAGATTCAAGATGAGGTAATAGCACGGGAAATCGTGATAAATGATGCAGAACCAACTATAAGATACAAACTCACTAAACGGCAAACCCAAGAAGAG ATTCAAAAATGCACCGGTGCAGTTGTCATAACTAG GGGCAAGTATCGTCCTCCAAATGGTTTTCCAGATTATGAGAAACCATTATATCTCCATATTTCTGCTGGGGCTAAC ATAAAAGACATTGCTGATCGGATTAGAGCAGTTGATCATGCAGCTTCAATGGTTGAGGAGATCATGCAAAAAGGCCAGATTCCTCTTGTATCTTCTACTCTCCACTCAAATTTTATAAACGGAGAG ATTACTCAAAATCTCACTACATGTTTATTTCTGGGCTTTGAGGCTGACCCTTCATTGAACATTGCAGCTCGAATACGTGGTCCTAAT GACCTCTATATCAATCACATTATGAATGAAACAGGAGCTATTGTTGTACTTAGAGGACAAGGATCTGAACATCTTGATAGTTCTCGTGTTGAAG AAGCATTGCAACCCTTGCATTTATATCTGTCAAGTTCTAATTCAAAAAGTCTTGAAGCTGCAAAGATCTTAGCAGAAAATCTTTTGGATACAATTGCCAGAGAATGTGGCACATCAAG AATTTCTTCAACTAAAGTTTATGGTGCTGTCCCTCCACCACAACAATTGTTGGTGGGAACAGAAAGCTCATCGAAGATCATATCTGCTGGAAATTCCAATCAAGCTCCAGTATTTCCATCAACTACCACTGGAAATGTGGCAGTAACACAATCTTTTGTTCCTAGTGGAGTTGCAAGCATTTCAGGCTCTGTTTTTCAATCTGTAGAGCAGTTGAAATATGGAAATCCTCAAAGCTCAGTTAGCTATGCTCTTCCAGGAGTCTCTAGTGTAACATGCTATAATGGCTATGAAGGAATATATCCCCAAACCACACCATTGCAGCAAGTTGCTTTAGCACTTAGACAAGCATCATCTTCATCTGCTTCTGTTCCATCTATTAATTCTTTGGCAAGCTCAactgagagaaaatcaagttcaGCTCCTGAAGCAGATACACAACCTCTACAAAAACGCAAATTTAAGGAATTATCAGTTTCTTCAAAAGTGTCAACTCCACTTCAG GTATTTTCTCTGACCTTCTCTGAAGTTGACAGGCACATTGGACATCCGTCTGTTGGACTTGCATTTGTCAATTGTCACAGGGCTAACATTCTGCATTTTGATAAAGATAAAAACCGGGAATCGCTAGATGGATCTTAG